In Spirochaetota bacterium, the following are encoded in one genomic region:
- the vorB gene encoding 3-methyl-2-oxobutanoate dehydrogenase subunit VorB, translating into MSERILMKGNEAMAESAIIAGCRYYFGYPITPQNDVPEYMSRRMPAVDGVFLQAESEVAAINMVIGASAAGKRVMTSSSSPGISLKQEGISYLAGMNLPAVVANITRAGPGLGDVTTAQSDYFQATRGGGHGDYRTPTFMPGNVQELADMTVAAFDLADAYRTPVMIIADATIGQMMEPITLPKPTGKVFEKPWALTGAKGRAKNIVRSLWLYPDPGLPQNNEQLQKKYAQIEREYRMYEEYKTSDADYLFVAYGTTARIVREVIGMLRSEGIKAGSFRPKMGWPYPYEELRACAKGKKFVLTVEMSYGQMVDDVRIGMNGDIPVHFYGKAGGVILTTKDIITAFKGYI; encoded by the coding sequence TTGAGCGAACGAATTCTTATGAAAGGTAATGAGGCGATGGCGGAATCCGCCATTATAGCCGGCTGTCGGTACTATTTCGGATATCCTATCACCCCGCAGAACGATGTTCCCGAATACATGTCGCGGCGAATGCCTGCCGTTGATGGTGTATTCCTCCAGGCGGAGAGCGAGGTCGCCGCGATCAATATGGTCATCGGTGCCTCTGCGGCGGGAAAACGCGTCATGACATCGTCATCATCTCCCGGCATAAGCCTCAAACAGGAAGGCATATCGTATCTTGCCGGTATGAATCTCCCTGCTGTCGTTGCGAATATCACACGTGCGGGTCCCGGTCTCGGCGACGTGACGACGGCGCAAAGCGATTACTTTCAGGCGACGCGCGGCGGCGGTCATGGCGATTATCGCACGCCGACGTTCATGCCCGGCAATGTCCAGGAACTCGCCGACATGACGGTCGCCGCATTCGATCTTGCCGATGCGTACCGCACGCCCGTGATGATAATCGCCGATGCCACCATCGGTCAGATGATGGAGCCGATAACGCTCCCCAAGCCGACGGGGAAAGTGTTCGAAAAGCCGTGGGCGCTTACCGGGGCGAAGGGCAGGGCGAAGAACATCGTCCGCTCGCTTTGGCTGTATCCCGACCCCGGATTACCGCAGAATAACGAGCAATTGCAGAAAAAATATGCCCAGATCGAGCGCGAATACCGCATGTACGAAGAGTATAAGACATCGGACGCCGATTATCTTTTCGTGGCATATGGGACAACGGCGCGCATCGTTCGGGAAGTCATCGGCATGCTCCGCAGCGAAGGCATAAAAGCCGGATCGTTCCGTCCGAAAATGGGCTGGCCGTATCCGTACGAAGAGCTGCGTGCATGCGCAAAGGGCAAGAAATTCGTGCTCACCGTTGAAATGAGCTATGGCCAGATGGTCGACGATGTGCGCATCGGCATGAACGGTGATATTCCGGTACATTTCTACGGGAAAGCGGGCGGTGTCATTTTGACCACGAAGGACATCATCACCGCGTTCAAGGGATACATCTAA
- a CDS encoding thiamine pyrophosphate-dependent enzyme, translated as MAVVYSRPRSIEDVPFHYCPGCGHSIVHKLIGECIDELAILENTVLVAPVGCAVNAYNYFKCDTCEAAHGRAAAVATGLKRSLPDNIVISYQGDGDLASIGMAETIHAANRGEKITIVFINNTIYGMTSGQMAPTTLIGQKTTTSTKGRNDSMGFPIDMCKLISTLEAPVYVVRSKVTSAASALKTKKHIKRALTLQKEGKGYTFVEILSNCNTNWKMTPLDSNKWIDSTVEKVFPLGVFVDKFGEQK; from the coding sequence ATGGCAGTCGTATATTCCCGGCCCCGATCGATAGAGGATGTTCCGTTCCACTACTGCCCCGGGTGCGGACATTCCATCGTCCACAAGCTTATCGGTGAATGCATCGATGAGCTTGCCATCCTCGAGAACACGGTGCTTGTGGCGCCGGTGGGTTGCGCGGTGAACGCGTACAATTACTTCAAATGCGATACCTGTGAGGCGGCACATGGCCGTGCGGCGGCAGTGGCGACAGGGCTCAAACGATCCCTGCCGGACAATATCGTGATATCGTATCAAGGTGACGGCGATCTCGCGTCGATAGGCATGGCGGAGACGATACATGCCGCCAATCGCGGCGAAAAGATAACGATAGTGTTCATTAATAACACCATCTATGGGATGACGAGCGGCCAGATGGCGCCGACAACGCTCATCGGCCAGAAGACGACCACGTCGACAAAGGGCAGGAACGATTCCATGGGGTTCCCCATCGATATGTGCAAGCTTATCTCGACATTGGAGGCGCCGGTGTACGTGGTCCGGTCAAAGGTCACCAGTGCCGCATCTGCGCTCAAGACAAAAAAACATATAAAACGTGCGCTTACGCTGCAGAAGGAAGGGAAGGGCTATACGTTCGTGGAGATACTGTCGAACTGCAATACGAACTGGAAAATGACGCCGCTTGACTCGAATAAATGGATTGACAGCACGGTTGAAAAAGTATTCCCTCTGGGCGTCTTTGTAGACAAATTCGGAGAACAGAAATGA
- a CDS encoding 2-oxoacid:acceptor oxidoreductase family protein, which yields MTERIIIAGFGGQGVLFSGKLLAQAAMMAGFNVTEIPSYGAEMRGGTANAAITISDTEIGSPIIEQPSSLLCLNIASFERFEADLLPKGMLVVNTSLVKNKSSRDDINIVEVNANDLAREAGNPAIVNMPVIGAYIKASGIVPFETAMRALEAVISDKYRDLLAVNKRALELGYGS from the coding sequence ATGACCGAGCGCATCATCATAGCTGGATTCGGCGGGCAGGGCGTGCTTTTCAGCGGGAAGCTATTGGCTCAGGCCGCCATGATGGCCGGTTTCAATGTGACGGAAATACCCTCGTATGGCGCTGAAATGCGCGGCGGGACCGCGAATGCGGCGATAACCATATCGGATACGGAGATCGGGTCTCCTATCATCGAGCAGCCGTCGTCGCTGTTATGCCTCAATATCGCATCGTTCGAGCGTTTTGAGGCGGATCTGCTCCCGAAGGGTATGCTCGTTGTCAATACATCACTGGTTAAGAATAAGAGCTCGCGGGACGATATTAATATAGTAGAAGTCAACGCGAACGATCTCGCGCGCGAAGCGGGGAACCCCGCCATTGTGAATATGCCCGTTATCGGGGCATACATAAAGGCAAGCGGCATTGTACCGTTCGAAACGGCGATGCGGGCGCTTGAGGCGGTCATATCCGACAAGTACCGGGACCTGTTGGCGGTGAATAAGAGGGCATTGGAGTTGGGGTACGGATCCTAG
- a CDS encoding TetR/AcrR family transcriptional regulator, producing MPATKRQKDIMNATLTVIAAEGVEHLTVRRIADRLSITDAALYKHFDGKTGILAAIVEEFRIDSLKALDAAAKGVTPIDKVRLFFLDRADYFASHPEMVPVLFPESMVGGNRRLFKAVLSAMDDHKQALVVIIGEAQRKREIRIAPPEHVFIMIMGTLRLLFTRWQYSGHGFDLAEEARALWASLVSLISDIK from the coding sequence ATGCCGGCAACGAAACGGCAAAAGGATATCATGAACGCGACGCTTACGGTCATTGCGGCCGAGGGCGTTGAGCACCTTACGGTGCGGCGTATCGCCGATCGCCTGTCGATAACCGATGCTGCGCTCTATAAGCATTTTGATGGAAAGACCGGCATTCTCGCGGCTATCGTCGAGGAGTTCCGCATCGATTCGCTCAAAGCGCTCGATGCCGCGGCGAAGGGTGTTACCCCGATCGATAAAGTGCGGCTTTTCTTCCTTGACCGTGCCGATTATTTTGCATCGCACCCGGAAATGGTGCCGGTGCTGTTCCCGGAATCCATGGTCGGAGGGAATCGGCGGCTCTTCAAAGCGGTGCTTTCCGCGATGGATGATCACAAGCAGGCGCTTGTTGTCATCATCGGCGAGGCGCAGAGGAAAAGGGAGATACGGATCGCTCCGCCGGAGCATGTGTTCATCATGATCATGGGTACGCTCCGGCTGCTCTTCACGCGCTGGCAGTACAGCGGTCACGGATTCGATCTCGCCGAAGAGGCGCGCGCGCTTTGGGCATCGCTTGTATCGCTCATTTCAGACATCAAATAA
- a CDS encoding 4Fe-4S binding protein — MVRSIITIDEEKCNGCGLCIPNCPEGAIQMIDGKARLISDLFCDGLGACLGHCPEGAITTVKREAAPYDEWTVMGNIVKAGANTIKAHLMHLRDHGETAHLATAVKYLKEKNIENPLKEENTMVHQHGGGCPGSQVIDRSSEEGAADAAGTRQSALRQWPVQLHLVSPMAPYFVGKDVLLAADCVAFTVGDFHKDWLAGKSLAIACPKLDEGQDVYKEKLVSLIDEAKVNTLTVMIMQVPCCGGLLALAKDALASAKRKIPLKAVVVGLKGDILSEEWVTA; from the coding sequence ATGGTTCGAAGCATCATCACGATCGACGAGGAGAAATGCAATGGCTGCGGGCTCTGCATACCCAATTGCCCTGAGGGGGCGATTCAAATGATAGACGGCAAGGCGCGTCTTATCAGCGATCTTTTCTGCGACGGGCTCGGCGCCTGTCTCGGGCACTGCCCGGAAGGGGCCATCACGACGGTCAAGCGTGAGGCGGCTCCGTACGACGAATGGACGGTGATGGGTAATATCGTCAAGGCGGGTGCCAACACGATAAAGGCGCATCTCATGCATCTTCGCGACCACGGCGAAACGGCGCATCTCGCAACAGCGGTCAAGTATCTCAAAGAGAAAAATATTGAAAATCCATTGAAGGAGGAAAACACAATGGTACATCAACATGGGGGCGGATGCCCCGGATCACAGGTGATCGATCGCTCGTCAGAGGAGGGAGCCGCAGATGCCGCGGGAACGCGTCAGTCGGCACTTCGGCAGTGGCCGGTGCAGCTCCATCTCGTATCGCCGATGGCCCCGTATTTTGTCGGCAAGGACGTTCTCCTTGCGGCGGACTGCGTGGCGTTCACGGTCGGTGATTTCCACAAGGACTGGCTCGCGGGGAAATCGCTCGCCATCGCCTGCCCGAAACTCGACGAAGGTCAGGACGTATACAAGGAAAAGCTTGTATCACTTATTGATGAGGCGAAGGTGAACACGCTCACCGTCATGATAATGCAGGTGCCCTGCTGCGGCGGTCTGCTTGCGCTCGCGAAGGATGCTCTTGCATCGGCGAAGCGAAAAATTCCTCTCAAAGCCGTTGTCGTCGGCTTGAAAGGTGATATACTGAGCGAGGAATGGGTTACTGCCTGA
- a CDS encoding ferredoxin: protein MGYCLTKGDAMANRNEKTPGNTPGRYYVDTTCTGCGVCIDTAPGVFVMHDSVAYVVKQPDASSETAAADAKASCPSESIGDDGV from the coding sequence ATGGGTTACTGCCTGACCAAGGGGGATGCCATGGCGAACAGGAACGAGAAGACCCCGGGGAATACACCCGGACGCTACTATGTGGATACGACATGCACGGGTTGCGGTGTATGCATTGATACGGCCCCGGGCGTGTTCGTTATGCATGACAGTGTCGCGTATGTCGTAAAACAACCGGATGCGTCATCGGAAACGGCTGCGGCGGATGCAAAAGCAAGCTGCCCGAGCGAATCGATAGGCGACGACGGCGTGTGA
- a CDS encoding cupin domain-containing protein, producing the protein MEENFSEKPLSAAGSVAYSGGAVVSKTVINKKVGTITLFAFDQGQRLSEHTAPFDALVNVLDGEGEIVIGGKAHRLHVGDFIVMPANIPHAVNAVAKFKMMLVMIRGE; encoded by the coding sequence ATGGAAGAGAATTTTTCAGAGAAGCCGCTTTCGGCAGCGGGATCGGTAGCGTATTCTGGCGGCGCTGTAGTGAGCAAGACCGTCATCAACAAGAAGGTCGGCACGATAACGCTGTTCGCGTTCGATCAGGGTCAGCGGCTGTCCGAACACACGGCCCCGTTCGATGCGCTCGTGAACGTTCTTGACGGCGAAGGAGAGATCGTCATCGGCGGGAAGGCGCATCGCCTCCATGTCGGGGATTTCATCGTCATGCCGGCGAACATACCGCATGCGGTGAACGCCGTGGCGAAATTCAAAATGATGCTCGTGATGATTCGAGGCGAGTGA